The following coding sequences lie in one Zingiber officinale cultivar Zhangliang chromosome 2B, Zo_v1.1, whole genome shotgun sequence genomic window:
- the LOC122045373 gene encoding KH domain-containing protein HEN4-like, with amino-acid sequence MFRILCPASKSGSFVGDSGEIVARIQKETGAKIRLEEIVSGCDERLILITGSEKDAELGNEPKKEDEVSEGSDNLKESAENVGESEDSSAPESTKVDEGPPLLVNALLLIFERIIENEPDNEVDEEENKKQTTVSARLLILSNQVGCLLGKGGSVIKQISADSGAQIRILPKDKLPLCGTQQDEIVQITVGVDSVKKALHLVGQQLLDNPTRERDSFPLANSSGPLSHPFASIPQSEGFHHQIFIILLKDHLSPTGPMT; translated from the exons ATGTTCCGTATTCTTTGTCCTGCATCAAAATCTGGCAGTTTTGTTGGTGACAGTGGAGAAATTGTTGCAAGGATACAGAAAGAGACTGGTGCCAAAATTAGACTTGAAGAAATTGTTTCTGGCTGTGATGAGAGACTTATTCTTATCACTGGATCAGAGAAAGATGCAGAACTTGGCAATGAACCTAAAAAAGAAGATGAAGTTTCTGAAGGTAGTGATAATCTCAAGGAAAGTGCTGAGAATGTTGGTGAGTCCGAGGACTCTTCTGCGCCAGAAAGCACAAAGGTAGATGAAGGACCACCATTATTAG TTAATGCTCTCTTACTTATTTTTGAGAGAATTATTGAAAATGAACCGGACAATGAGGTGgatgaagaagaaaataagaagcAAACTACAGTTTCTGCAAGATTGTTAATTCTGTCTAACCAGGTAGGTTGTCTACTTGGGAAGGGTGGGAGTGTTATTAAGCAAATATCAGCAGACAGTGGGGCCCAGATTCGTATACTTCCAAAAGACAAACTTCCTTTGTGCGGCACACAGCAGGATGAAATTGTCCAG ATAACTGTAGGGGTTGATTCAGTGAAGAAAGCTCTGCATTTAGTTGGTCAGCAACTCCTAGATAACCCAACACGTGAACGTGATTCTTTTCCTCTGGCAAATTCTTCTGGTCCCTTGTCACATCCATTCGCTTCTATTCCTCAGTCAGAAGGTTTCCACCACCAAATTTTCATTATCCTCCTCaaggaccacctttctccaacaGGCCCCATGACATGA